The genomic region GCGTTCAAAAACGGCGACTTCGTTCAAGTCTCGGACGCTGACCTGAAAGGCAAGTGGTCGGTCGTGTTCTTCTACCCAGCCGACTTCACCTTCGTTTGCCCAACCGAGCTGGAAGACCTGGCTGACAACTACGCTGCTTTCCAGAAACTCGGCGTAGAGATCTACAGCGTTTCCACCGACACCCACTTTGCCCACGCTGCCTGGCACAACACTTCGCCAGCCATCGGCAAAATCGAATACACCATGATCGGCGACCCGACCCACGCCATCTCCCGCAACTTCGACGTGCTGATCGAAGAAGTTGGCCTGGCTGACCGTGGCACCTTCGTGATCAACCCTGAAGGCCAGATCAAAATCGTTGAACTGAACGATGGCGGCGTTGGCCGTGACGCTTCCGAGCTGCTGCGCAAGATCAAGGCTGCTCAGTACGTTGCTGCTCACCCAGGCGAAGTTTGCCCAGCCAAGTGGAAAGAAGGCGAGGCCACTCTGGCACCGTCCCTGGACCTGGTCGGCAAGATCTAAGTCTGTGACACGCAACTCGGGGCGGATCTCCGCACCTACTTAAGTTAGCTGCACCGCCCCATAAAAATGCCCGGGCGAGATTCGCTCGGGCTTTTTTTCGCCTCAAATAAAGGAAATCGCCCGTATGTTGGACGCCAATCTTAAAGCCCAGTTGAAATCGTACCTGGAACGGGTCACCCAGCCGATCGAGATCGTTGCCTCCCTCGACGACGGTGCGAAATCCCGTGAAATGCTGGAACTGCTGAAAGACGTTGCCAGTCTTTCGAGCCAAATTACCTTGATCGACAGCGGTGACGATGCTCGCAAGCCATCGTTCTCGATCAACCGTCCGGGCGCTGACATCAGTCTGCGTTTCGCCGGCATCCCGATGGGCCACGAATTCACTTCGCTGGTGTTGGCCTTGCTGCAAGTCGGCGGCCACCCATCGAAAGCCAGTGTTGAAGTGATCGAGCAGATCCGCACGCTGAAAGGCGAGTTCAGCTTCGAGACGTACTTCTCGCTGTCCTGCCAGAACTGCCCGGACGTGGTCCAGGCGCTGAACCTGATGGCCGTACTCAACCCGAACATCCGCCACGTCGCTATCGACGGCGCGCTGTTCCAGGACGAAGTCAACGATCGCAAGATCATGGCCGTGCCGAGCATTTACCTCAACGGTGAAAACTTCGGTCAGGGCCGCATGGGTCTGGAAGAGATTCTCGCCAAACTCGACACCGGCGCTATCGAGCGCCAGGCCGAGAAGATCAGCGCCAAAGAAGCGTTTGATGTGTTGGTCGTCGGCGGTGGCCCGGCCGGTGCTTCCGCAGCGATTTACGCTGCACGTAAAGGCATTCGCACCGGTGTTGCGGCTGAGCGTTTCGGCGGTCAGGTGCTCGACACCATGGCCATCGAGAACTTCATTTCCGTGCAGGAAACCGAAGGGCCGAAACTGGCCACCGCGCTGGAAGAACACGTCAAGCAGTACGACGTCGACATCATGAACCTGCAACGCGCCGACAAGCTGATCCCGGGCAAGAACGGCGAGTTGCACGAAGTTCACTTTGCCAGCGGCGCCACCCTTAAAGCCAAAAGCGTGATTCTGGCGACCGGTGCGCGCTGGCGTGAAATGAACGTGCCGGGCGAGCAGGAATACCGCAACAAAGGCGTGGCGTACTGCCCGCACTGCGACGGTCCGTTGTTCAAAGGCAAGCGTGTGGCGGTGATTGGCGGCGGTAACTCCGGCGTGGAAGCGGCCATCGACCTGGCCGGGATCGTGTCGCACGTAACGCTGCTGGAGTTCGACGTACAACTGCGTGCCGACGCCGTATTGCAACGCAAGCTTCACAGCCTGCCGAACGTCACCGTGATCACCAGTGCGCAAACCACTGAAGTCACCGGTAATGGCGAGAAGGTCAACGGTCTGCGCTACAAGGATCGCAACACTGATGAGCTGCGTACCGTCGAGCTGGAAGGGATCTTCGTGCAGATCGGTTTGCTGCCGAACACCGACTGGCTGAAGGGCACCATCGAGCTGTCGCCGCGTGGCGAGATCATTGTCGATAACCGTGGTGAGACTTCGATCCCGGGGATCTTCGCTGCCGGTGATGTGACGACTGTGCCCTACAAGCAGATCGTGATTGCGGTGGGTGAGGGCGCGAAGGCTTCACTGAGCGCTTTTGATCATTTGATCCGCACTTCGGCTCCGGCATAACTGTCAGGCCAGAAATGAAAAAACCCGTGAGCGATCACGGGTTTTTTATTGCGCGCGAAAAACTGCCCCTCACCCCAGCCCTCTCCCGAA from Pseudomonas tensinigenes harbors:
- the ahpC gene encoding alkyl hydroperoxide reductase subunit C, yielding MPIINSQVKPFKATAFKNGDFVQVSDADLKGKWSVVFFYPADFTFVCPTELEDLADNYAAFQKLGVEIYSVSTDTHFAHAAWHNTSPAIGKIEYTMIGDPTHAISRNFDVLIEEVGLADRGTFVINPEGQIKIVELNDGGVGRDASELLRKIKAAQYVAAHPGEVCPAKWKEGEATLAPSLDLVGKI
- the ahpF gene encoding alkyl hydroperoxide reductase subunit F, which gives rise to MLDANLKAQLKSYLERVTQPIEIVASLDDGAKSREMLELLKDVASLSSQITLIDSGDDARKPSFSINRPGADISLRFAGIPMGHEFTSLVLALLQVGGHPSKASVEVIEQIRTLKGEFSFETYFSLSCQNCPDVVQALNLMAVLNPNIRHVAIDGALFQDEVNDRKIMAVPSIYLNGENFGQGRMGLEEILAKLDTGAIERQAEKISAKEAFDVLVVGGGPAGASAAIYAARKGIRTGVAAERFGGQVLDTMAIENFISVQETEGPKLATALEEHVKQYDVDIMNLQRADKLIPGKNGELHEVHFASGATLKAKSVILATGARWREMNVPGEQEYRNKGVAYCPHCDGPLFKGKRVAVIGGGNSGVEAAIDLAGIVSHVTLLEFDVQLRADAVLQRKLHSLPNVTVITSAQTTEVTGNGEKVNGLRYKDRNTDELRTVELEGIFVQIGLLPNTDWLKGTIELSPRGEIIVDNRGETSIPGIFAAGDVTTVPYKQIVIAVGEGAKASLSAFDHLIRTSAPA